The Aedes albopictus strain Foshan chromosome 2, AalbF5, whole genome shotgun sequence region atTTTACAAGTAGTTGGGgatttcaggagaagttggggatttgagAGGAAATTAGGCATTTTAGAAGTTTCTGGAAATGATGATGGGATAGGTTATTCACATTTGATCCCGTATGATAATGTACTTACCGCCTAAGTTTTGTTTTACCCAACTGCCAGTTCAATATACATACTCAATCTTTGGTACTGTCGAAGACGGCTAgtaaaaattaattaattaattatgagCCGTCTTTGGCGCTGTTCTTTTTATTTAATTGtggcttcccgcaccgaactgtcaaagttgggttgtttggCTTTTCGAACTTTGACAACAATATAGAGAGTTTATGAGAgaggagataaaaaaaaacttaaaagttaGTTTAAATGTACTCAAATTAAGGAATTTGGGATTTTCCATTTACGCGGAAAAATAAGAGCACAGTGCTGCTCGTTGGTTGTtcgttggttggggcaaaacccaactgaaAAGCACTGTCTATGTCAAAATCAAGTTTAAGGTCTGACCGCCGACGCACCGAAGCTAATATATACAGaaggtttgtgcaagtatgtaggTATATCGTGACGtaattctcgtcacttgcgtgtgtctagagcattttggtcAGTTGCTTCAACCAATGAATACGATTCGATAATCGGGGtacagtcgtgacccaaccaacgAATCCCCGCTGTACTCAATTTTATTTAACAAAGTAATTTCCACCTACTTCAGGGTTGCGTGCGTCTTGCCAATAGATGTTATTGATGTTGCTTCCGTTTGCttccatatgaaaaaaaaatctattttcacCCAACTGAAATTTCGTGCCATAAACTTTTTGTGGACGTACTCGAATTGCAAAAGTTAGGCTGTTTCGTTTGTAACTCTTCGACAACAAtaaaaagagcgcatgaaaaggaatagccgaggcggtaaacgcacgggtattcagcatgaccatgctgagggtgacgggttcgattcccggtcggtccaggatcttttcgtaaaggaaatttccttgacttccttgggcatagagtatcttcgtgcctgccacacgatatacgcatgcaaaatggtcattggcagaggaagctctcagttaataactgtggaagtgctcatagaacactaagctgagaagcaggctttgtcccaatgaggacgttacgccaagaagagagagagagagagaaaaggaATATTAAAAAGAActcaaattcaaaattttcaGGTTCTCCAGGTAGTGATGAATAAACCACCTCACGGCAAAATTCCctttcttggatttcaaaatggcggcggacatcgatttccgACGTCTACTGATCgaacccgttccgaaaatacccacaTTTTATCGATTTTCACAAtctgatggccgccatcttgaatgacgtcaaacatcgattttcgacttctactcttcgagcccgttccgaaaatacccatatttcatgggtgtctatcgattttcaaaatccgatggccgccatcttggatttcaaaatggcgccggacatcaattttcgacttctactcttcgaggccgttccgaaaatacccatattgcatgggtttcaaTCGATTTTCCAAATCCGATAgcctccatcttggatttcaaaatggcgccggACATCGATttacgacttctactcttcgagcccgttccgaaaatatccatattgcatgggtttacaacagtttttgaaatttgatggccgccatcttggatttcaaaatagcggcGTCCATCGATTttcggcttctactcttcgatcccgttccgaaaatacccatattgcatgggtttacaacagtttttgaaatccgatggccgccatcttggatttcaaaatggcggcggacatcgattttcgacatctactcttcgagcccgtttcgaaaatacccatattgcatgggtttacaacagtttttgaaatccgatggccgccatcttggatttcaaaatggcggcgtacatcgattttcgacttctactcttcgagcccgttccgaaaatacccatattgcatgggtttacaacagtttttgaaatccgatggccgccatcttggatttcaaaatggcggcggacatcgattttcgacatctactcttcgagcccgtttcgaaaatacccatattgcatgggtttacaacagtttttgaaatccgatggccgccatcttggatttcaaaatggcggcggacatcgattttcgacatcgtTTCTTCGAGCCCGtttcgaaaatacccatattgcatgggtttacaacagttttttaaatccgatggccgccatcttggatttcaaaatggcggcgttcATCGATTtttgacatctactcttcgagcccgttccgaatatacccatattgcatggatttacaacagttttttaaatccgatggccgccatcttggatttcaaaatggcggcgtacatcgattttcgacttctactcttcgagcccgttccgaaaatacccatattgcatgggtttacaacaatttttgaaatccgatggccgccatcttggatttcaaaatggcggcgtacatcgatttttgacatctactcttcgagcccgtttcgaaaatacccatattgcatgggtttacaacagtttttgaaatccgatggccgccatcttggatttcaaaatggcggcggaactCGTTTTTTGGTATCCGGAAGATAAAAATTGTTGATTAAAACCAATATTTAATttaaagttaatatttttttattcaattttttcccACTATGCGGAAGATTTATGTTCCGGTTTTTCTATCACTGATAGGATAGATAGAGATAATGATAGAACTTTTCTGATAGTATCTTTTTTCTAAAGATAGATGATAGAGATAGACCACGTCTATCATTGATAGTAAAAATGCTGATAGTATCAGTAACCTTCTATCAGCTGATAGAGATAATTATTTTATCTTCTATCCAtcagtttaaaaaaaatgatagtATCTCTATCAGTGCCCCTACTGATAGTATCAGTTGATACTATCCAAAGATAGGACTGATAATGATAATTGATAGAGATAATTTTGGTGCGAATCGCAAGAGCTATGTCAGGTCGGTAATGTTTTAATGCGAGGAGATAGAATAGTTGTTCCGAAATGTTTACGAGAGAAGCTGCTGGTGCTGGCCCACGAGGGTCATCCTGGAACACGCATGATGAAATCCTACCTTCGTGCTtctgtttggtggcccaaaatggACATCGACGTGGATGCATTTGTCAAGAAATGCCGTGGATGCACGTTGGTCTCTGCTCCCGATCCACCCGAACCGATGAGTCGCCGAAACCTACCGTCTGGACCTTGGCAGGACGTCGCTATAGACTTCTTGGGCCCACTACCGGAAGGCCAATTCCTGCTGGTTGTTGTGGACTACTATAGTCGTTATTTTGAGGTGTGTGAGATGTCCAGTATAACTGCCGAAAGCACGATTGAAGAGTTGAGAACTATATTTTGCCGCTTCGGTGTTCCCATCACTCTAACGGCAGATAATGCACCACAACTGAGCGAAGACTGTGAGCAGTTTGCTGAATTTTGTCGCAGCTACGGGATCAAACTCATAAACACCGTTCCTTATTGGCCCCAGATGAACGGGGAAGTGGAGCGCCAAAACAGGACAATCCTCAAGcggttgcaaatttctcaggagcTGGGACAAGATTGGCGGGTTGAACTGCAGACGTTTTTGCTCACCTACCGGGCTTCAAATCACTCAACAACTGGTCGCTCACCTGCCGAAATGATGTTTGGGAGACGGATCCGAACAAAACTCCCACAGCTGTCAAACATTCGTGTTGATGATGAGGCTGCTCGAGACCGCGATGCAGTGCAAAAAGAAAAAGGGAAAGAATACAGTGACAGCAGAAGGGGAGCTAGGGTAAGGGAACTAGTTGTCGGCGATAAGGTGCTTTTAAAAAGAATGAAGAAAGATAACAAACTGAGTACGGAATATATGAATGAGGAATTTGTAATATTGAGGAAATGTGGATCGGATGTCATAGTTAGGTCGTTAGTTACTGGGAAAGAGTTCAGAAGAAACACGGCACATATGAAAAAGATCGATAAGTGTGATACAGGGTCGTCAAGTGGTAATGCGAATACAGACCACGATGTCACACCAGAACCGGAACCTAATCTCGGATCTTCGGATCGTTTGTCACCAAAACTTACTGAATGTTCGCGTAGTTCATCACCAAAACTTGATCAACAAGCATCTACCGATAGAAAGGAAAAGCGGAAGCGTAAAGAACCAACATGGTTTGAAGATTACATGCCACATTTCATTAAGAAGTGTTAGGGGGGATGTAGTGGCGCACCCCTCGTGTGAGGAAAGAAAGTGTAGAGATTAGGATAAGCAGAGTAGCGTGGAGAGAAGAAGAAAAGAGTGGGGGATTTTGTCTGTGACCACCAGAGAGTACGCATGTGAGTGAAGAACGCGATTCGGAAAATATATTGTTTTGTGTGATTAAAAGGTTTTAACTAAAgtgtagggtaacggttgaattttggaccccaagAGGACataagtttgaatttaagtcaaaatcagcCAGATTCAGCGGATGttgcacataatgatgatgttagtatgctcGTTAAGGCCTTCAGTGTCCGATAAAAATAcctacaaggtcatttctggcttaaaatttgatgaaaataacttatttttgaagcatcagttttcactgttttggacaccccaatgtattttggaccctcttcagtatatattttggacacccggtgtttaaatccatttgaaactattttcaaagaatctgccacttgaatatgctggatcatatcctaattacttgatcgacaaaggctgattagacgaattttgcgaatttaatgcgctagaatggaaaatgtttttgtttacatctgcaagtttcctcagcgccatattctctttttgtaaacatgttgcGACACTCGCATGGATGACGAAATTAACAAAagttaatttcaaggcaaataattaTATtgccagtgaggaaatgattgctaccCGTGCAGAGCAGTCTAATTTAgcaaatgattctaaaaactttcgtcatctcttcattaaacctgtgaaagttgtgataatacgatccagggggtccaaaatatatgggggtccaaattatattggttaccctatttaTCCGAAACTGGTACAGAAACTCCAATGTTCGAAAAATACATAATTCTCGGGATGAGTTAAAGAGGGCAGGTCAATCCATACACGGAGCCTAGGAGTTATTCCGATTTGACGGATTCCATCTTTCTGGCTCAAGACTACGAGGGAATTATAAGTGCGCGGCGCGTTAAAATCCGACATTGTTAGCAAGTTTGTTAGTAGCTTATTCTAAATTGTTAGTTGGAAGATTTTAAAACTAAGTGTTAGTAAAAAGGCGATTAAAGGGTGCTGTGCGGAGAATTAAAACCGAGCGCGTTCAAGGGGAGTACGCAATTCGGAGTTGGAAAAAGGCCAAGGTCGGCCTTTTTTCCGTTTATTAAGGCAAATTCGGGGATTGTATCTCTGGATCATCTGTTGGCAAGGACAAGTGCACCGGAAACCGCTTGCTAGTGGTGATTTTCATCCCGATCCCTGAGCCAGAAATCAGCCCTACGAGTACTCCAGTGGAGACTAGCGTAGAAGAGGGATTCCCGAAGCTAGCACATTGTCCCATTGTGAAAGACCGGCAGAAGTTCCATTGTACCCTGGAAGTGGCCATTTTGGATACGACGTACACCTCCATTTtggtccgccattgctctgcgaCGACGCCATTGGAAGCCCGCCAAACCTGCCAACCCGAAGGCCAATCATCACCGTCGGTTCGTTTCCGACCTCCCTGGCATACCACCGAGTGTCACCGAAGGCCAAACACCGCCGTCGGTTCGTTTCCGACCTCCTGGACCTCCAGCCGAAGGTCAGCAAGGGGCCATCACTACCGTCGGTCCGTTTCCGGCCTCCCCAGCATCCGCTCCCGAGAGTCACCGAAGGGCCTGCAGTAGGTTTGTGTCCGACCACCCACAGCATCCGAGAAAAACCGTAAGTCGCGCTGGTTATTTGTATATTGTAGCATGCATGCGAAAAACTCTTTTAAGAATATTTGTAGAACCTTTAGTTAGGGCAACTAATGGTGATCACGAAGTAGGAAACCATAGGATCCCAAAAGGGGATAATAAAGCCTAATGCCTAATAGTGCTATTAATAAATGTAGCTTTCTCTATTAAAATAGAATTCAAGTTTTACTAGGTTTCACACATTCCGGTTGATTTCGTTATAATTCGATGCAGATTTCTCTAAACTTGAAATTTCTCACCCCTCGTTTCCTGAAATCTTTCCATAGATAGAAGAAGTTAGGTCGGTGTAATCACTAGGCTTCAACCCTGATTGATGAACTCCTCTCCATTCATTCAGTTCATTTAGAGTTTTATGTTGCTTTCTATGCTGCGGAGAATTAGCTGTTCGGTTGTAAACAAATCAGCATAAAACGACCCTGGGAGTTTTCCTATTCTCGTTTGGAGCAAgggaagcgttacgaggagttacaaattggcgcccaacatAAAAGTTACAGCCACTTGTCATCTGAATACTACctcacagtaaaaaagcgagccaacatctctgacccccattgtgcgttgaaccccattttgacagctaAAAGTTTGTAAACAGAAAACTTTTCAGGACCACACTTGAAAAGCGCGAAATATTTTCCGcaacaaaaaacaaaattttcaaaaatactaggagaaatatgaaaaaatgtaattttgttagctgaaatatgttactATAACTAAAAAAAACGTGTTCGAATTAGGTCATAATTGGGGCTGCAAAGAAAATTTTTTGTTGAAgaaaaaatatcactcgtaaattacgcctaaatcaaatgtttgacctgaaacagatgctGACTTGAGAAACATGGCCGAATAGCAGCTGGTTGAAAAGTTAGCATTACATAATTTTGTTTATTTACAATACGGTTGCAAAATCCCTCCGC contains the following coding sequences:
- the LOC134286575 gene encoding uncharacterized protein K02A2.6-like; its protein translation is MDIDVDAFVKKCRGCTLVSAPDPPEPMSRRNLPSGPWQDVAIDFLGPLPEGQFLLVVVDYYSRYFEVCEMSSITAESTIEELRTIFCRFGVPITLTADNAPQLSEDCEQFAEFCRSYGIKLINTVPYWPQMNGEVERQNRTILKRLQISQELGQDWRVELQTFLLTYRASNHSTTGRSPAEMMFGRRIRTKLPQLSNIRVDDEAARDRDAVQKEKGKEYSDSRRGARPAKPANPKANHHRRFVSDLPGIPPSVTEGQTPPSVRFRPPGPPAEGQQGAITTVGPFPASPASAPESHRRACSRFVSDHPQHPRKTTIEVQTAKVKCKA